In one Nocardioides luteus genomic region, the following are encoded:
- the msrA gene encoding peptide-methionine (S)-S-oxide reductase MsrA has product MFGRPTQLFPEDRTLAGRDQALFELPAKHRVLGTPLLASPEDGTAPEGAEVAYFGLGCFWGAEEIFWQTPGVYSTAVGYQGGTTANPTYEEVCSGQTNHTEAVRVVFDPTVVSYADLVKKFFEVHDPTQGMRQGNDVGTQYRSALYYVSDAQRETAEELTKVYGAEITKRGYGEITTEIREVPTFYAAEPAHQQYLDRVPNGYRCHANTGIPFPATA; this is encoded by the coding sequence ATGTTCGGCCGACCGACTCAGCTCTTCCCCGAGGACCGCACGCTCGCCGGGCGCGACCAGGCGCTCTTCGAGCTGCCTGCGAAGCACCGGGTCCTCGGCACTCCCCTGCTCGCCTCCCCTGAGGACGGGACCGCCCCGGAGGGGGCCGAGGTGGCGTACTTCGGTCTCGGCTGTTTCTGGGGTGCCGAGGAGATCTTCTGGCAGACGCCGGGGGTCTACTCGACCGCTGTCGGGTATCAGGGCGGCACGACCGCCAACCCGACCTACGAGGAGGTCTGCAGCGGCCAGACCAACCACACCGAGGCGGTCCGGGTGGTCTTCGACCCCACCGTGGTCTCCTACGCCGACCTGGTGAAGAAGTTCTTCGAGGTGCACGACCCGACGCAGGGCATGCGGCAGGGCAACGACGTCGGTACGCAGTACCGCTCGGCGCTCTACTACGTCTCCGACGCGCAGCGGGAGACCGCTGAGGAGCTCACCAAGGTCTACGGTGCCGAGATCACCAAGCGTGGCTACGGCGAGATCACCACCGAGATCCGCGAGGTGCCCACCTTCTACGCCGCCGAGCCGGCGCACCAGCAGTACCTCGACCGCGTGCCCAACGGCTACCGCTGCCACGCGAACACGGGCATCCCCTTCCCCGCGACGGCCTGA
- the ilvA gene encoding threonine ammonia-lyase has protein sequence MHAQPTYDEILEARELLRDHITETPVQGSRWLTDIVGDKVVLKCENLQRTGSFKARGAFVRIARLPEDQRKNGVVAASAGNHAQGVALAATTLGIPSTVFMPEGAPIPKEKATRAYGADVIFEGQYVDQCLDAAMAFAARTGAVMIHPFDHPDVVAGQGTIGLEILEQAPDVKTVVIPLGGGGLLAGAALAIKAKHPDVKVIGVQAETAAAYPVSLREGRPIRLDKMPTMADGIAVGLPGETNFPMIQSYVDEIRTVSEESISSALLALVERAKLVVEPAGAVGVAALMDAPEAFEGPVVVVLSGGNIDPLLLGKVIQHGMTLAGRYLPVAVTIPDQPGALATLLSVIGDTGANVMEVVHSRTNPGLRLAEVGVQLQLETRGQNHAERVLEQLRSKGYPAVSP, from the coding sequence ATGCACGCTCAGCCGACGTACGACGAGATCCTCGAGGCCCGCGAGCTGCTGCGCGACCACATCACCGAGACCCCGGTCCAGGGGTCTCGCTGGCTCACCGACATCGTCGGCGACAAGGTCGTCCTCAAGTGCGAGAACCTGCAGCGTACGGGCTCCTTCAAGGCCCGTGGAGCCTTCGTACGCATCGCCCGGCTGCCCGAGGACCAGCGCAAGAACGGGGTGGTGGCCGCGAGTGCGGGCAACCACGCCCAGGGGGTCGCGCTGGCGGCGACCACCCTCGGCATCCCGTCGACCGTGTTCATGCCCGAGGGAGCGCCGATCCCGAAGGAGAAGGCCACCCGCGCCTACGGCGCGGACGTGATCTTCGAGGGCCAGTACGTCGACCAGTGCCTCGATGCCGCGATGGCCTTCGCCGCGCGCACCGGCGCCGTGATGATCCACCCCTTCGACCATCCCGACGTGGTCGCGGGCCAGGGCACGATCGGGCTCGAGATCCTCGAGCAGGCCCCCGACGTGAAGACGGTGGTCATCCCGCTCGGCGGGGGCGGCCTCCTGGCCGGTGCGGCGCTCGCGATCAAGGCGAAGCACCCTGACGTGAAGGTGATCGGCGTGCAGGCGGAGACCGCCGCCGCCTACCCGGTCTCGCTGCGCGAGGGCCGTCCGATCCGGCTCGACAAGATGCCGACGATGGCCGACGGCATCGCCGTCGGGCTGCCGGGGGAGACCAACTTCCCGATGATCCAGTCCTACGTCGACGAGATCCGCACCGTCTCGGAGGAGTCGATCTCGAGCGCGCTGCTCGCGCTCGTCGAGCGGGCCAAGCTGGTCGTCGAGCCCGCGGGAGCCGTGGGAGTCGCCGCCCTGATGGACGCGCCCGAGGCCTTCGAGGGGCCGGTCGTGGTGGTGCTCTCCGGGGGCAACATCGACCCGCTCCTGCTCGGCAAGGTGATCCAGCACGGCATGACGCTGGCCGGGCGCTATCTGCCGGTCGCGGTCACGATCCCCGACCAGCCCGGCGCGCTGGCCACCTTGCTCTCGGTGATCGGCGACACCGGCGCCAACGTCATGGAGGTCGTGCACTCGCGCACCAACCCCGGGCTGAGGCTGGCCGAGGTCGGCGTGCAGCTCCAGCTGGAGACCCGCGGCCAGAACCACGCCGAGCGCGTCCTCGAACAGCTGCGCAGCAAGGGCTATCCCGCTGTCAGTCCCTGA
- a CDS encoding GNAT family N-acetyltransferase: protein MQIREATAADWPHIYPFWSEIVEAGETYAYPLGATSEEAREMWMYDHVVVAVEGDAQDEKILASAKMGPNRPGRGSHIGTASFMVSSAARGKGVGRALGDYCVQWHKDNGFHGIQFNAVVETNTTAVRLWKSLGFQIIGTVPDAFDSRSHGRVGLHVMYLPLT from the coding sequence ATGCAGATCCGCGAGGCGACGGCCGCGGACTGGCCGCACATCTACCCGTTCTGGTCCGAGATCGTGGAGGCGGGGGAGACCTACGCCTATCCGCTCGGTGCCACCTCCGAGGAGGCCCGAGAGATGTGGATGTACGACCACGTCGTCGTCGCGGTCGAGGGCGATGCCCAGGACGAGAAGATCCTGGCCAGCGCCAAGATGGGCCCGAACCGCCCGGGCCGCGGCAGCCACATCGGCACCGCCTCGTTCATGGTCTCCTCGGCAGCCCGCGGCAAGGGCGTCGGCCGAGCCCTCGGCGACTACTGCGTGCAGTGGCACAAGGACAACGGCTTCCACGGCATCCAGTTCAACGCGGTCGTGGAGACCAACACCACCGCCGTACGCCTGTGGAAGTCCCTCGGGTTCCAGATCATCGGGACCGTCCCGGACGCGTTCGACTCGAGGTCGCACGGCCGGGTCGGCCTCCACGTGATGTATCTGCCGCTGACCTGA
- a CDS encoding DinB family protein — protein MTEALFEDTRHPTGAPYVADESTTLRTFLDFHRATLLRQVAGLDHEQLNRPFPPTTMTLAGLLKHMAYVEDVWFGVRLAGNVPVPPFDTAPWDDDQDWDFTSASEDDPDQLRTLLREAIARSNELTDAAGSLDHIAAGRSRDGQEISLRWILVHMIEEYARHCGHADLIREAIDGRTDI, from the coding sequence ATGACCGAGGCACTCTTCGAGGACACCCGCCATCCGACCGGCGCCCCCTACGTCGCGGACGAGTCCACGACGCTGCGTACGTTCCTCGACTTCCATCGGGCGACCCTGCTCAGGCAGGTCGCGGGCCTCGACCACGAGCAGCTCAACCGGCCCTTCCCGCCCACGACCATGACCCTGGCGGGACTCCTCAAGCACATGGCGTACGTGGAGGACGTCTGGTTCGGCGTACGCCTGGCCGGCAACGTCCCGGTCCCGCCGTTCGACACGGCTCCCTGGGACGACGACCAGGACTGGGACTTCACCAGCGCCTCCGAAGACGACCCCGACCAGCTGCGCACACTGCTTCGCGAGGCGATCGCTCGCTCCAACGAGCTCACCGACGCCGCCGGCTCTCTCGACCACATCGCGGCCGGAAGGAGCCGTGACGGCCAGGAGATCAGCCTGCGCTGGATCCTGGTCCACATGATCGAGGAGTACGCCCGCCACTGCGGCCACGCCGACCTGATTCGCGAGGCCATCGACGGAAGGACGGACATCTGA
- the mca gene encoding mycothiol conjugate amidase Mca: MPEQLQQAFRLMHVHAHPDDESSKGAGITAKYVAEGVDVHVATCTGGERGDILNPKMERPGILENIHEIRREEMHRARDILGIKQDWLGFVDSGWVEEFMEVKDVAAKDWSLLPEGCFGRMPLEVSTRRLVEIIRSFRPHVVTTYDENGGYPHPDHIMCHRVSVEAFRAAGDPDLFPDAGEPWQPLKLYYSHTFNYPRMVALHEAMKSHGLSSPYEERLEDWKPDPGWDERVTTKVECADFFGVRDQALLAHATQIDPDGPWFAVPREIEKEAWPTEDYELVTSYVPVPEAEKRQETDLFAGLDRSTADDEGKAAVGREISFGKVITA; the protein is encoded by the coding sequence ATGCCAGAGCAGCTCCAGCAGGCCTTCCGCCTGATGCACGTGCACGCGCACCCCGACGACGAGTCGAGCAAGGGCGCCGGGATCACGGCGAAGTACGTCGCCGAGGGTGTCGACGTCCATGTCGCGACGTGTACGGGTGGCGAGCGGGGCGACATCCTCAACCCGAAGATGGAGCGCCCGGGGATCCTGGAGAACATCCACGAGATCCGCCGCGAGGAGATGCATCGCGCCCGCGACATCCTCGGCATCAAGCAGGACTGGCTGGGCTTCGTCGACTCGGGCTGGGTCGAGGAGTTCATGGAGGTCAAGGATGTGGCGGCCAAGGACTGGTCGCTGCTCCCCGAGGGCTGCTTCGGCCGGATGCCGCTCGAGGTGAGCACGCGCCGGCTCGTCGAGATCATCCGCTCGTTCCGGCCGCACGTGGTCACGACGTACGACGAGAACGGGGGCTACCCGCACCCCGACCACATCATGTGCCACCGGGTCTCGGTGGAGGCGTTCCGGGCGGCGGGCGACCCCGACCTGTTCCCGGACGCGGGCGAGCCGTGGCAGCCGCTGAAGCTCTACTACAGCCACACCTTCAACTACCCGCGCATGGTCGCCCTGCACGAGGCGATGAAGAGCCACGGGCTCAGCTCGCCCTACGAGGAGCGCCTCGAGGACTGGAAGCCTGACCCGGGCTGGGACGAGCGGGTCACCACGAAGGTGGAGTGCGCCGACTTCTTCGGCGTACGTGACCAGGCGCTGCTCGCGCACGCCACCCAGATCGACCCCGACGGCCCCTGGTTCGCGGTGCCCCGGGAGATCGAGAAGGAGGCCTGGCCGACCGAGGACTACGAGCTGGTGACCTCCTACGTGCCGGTGCCCGAGGCCGAGAAGCGCCAGGAGACCGATCTGTTCGCAGGCCTCGACCGCTCCACCGCCGACGACGAGGGCAAGGCCGCGGTCGGCCGCGAGATCAGCTTCGGCAAGGTGATCACCGCCTGA
- a CDS encoding glutamate mutase L has translation MTRADAPQTAVCVDFGSTWTKALHVDLVSGEVLGSASAPTSLHEVMEAYDACLVTLAEADPRATTAEILACSSAGGGLRIAVVGNEELVTAEAGRRVALSSGGKVVAVIATAGREAEGDLGATLSSTTPDLVLLTGGTDGGNRDAIVSAARELAAAGWRGPVVVAGNRDANPEIDEILADVPHVTCENVVPKIGVLAPESARAAVREMFLEHVIGGKNLSSRADFRRIVQGATPDVVLQGVETLAEVLGEDVVVVDVGGATTDVHSVVRPDPEAEHVREEVVAVTPVTRTVEGDLGMRWSAPTTLDAADHGDPSLAESDLSGEVDYRRNHPGWLPRTEQDKDIDELLARIAICTALQRHAGRSRVVLSPSGKVIERTGTDLRRVGVVIGSGGVLRHGRPHIEDRVMRWSARGGWQLPEAPLRTVDSDYVLAAVGLLARSHPATARHLATHLTPSR, from the coding sequence TTGACCAGAGCTGACGCGCCACAGACCGCGGTCTGCGTCGACTTCGGCTCCACCTGGACCAAGGCTCTCCACGTCGATCTCGTCTCGGGCGAGGTCCTCGGGTCCGCGAGCGCGCCGACGTCGCTGCACGAGGTGATGGAGGCGTACGACGCCTGCCTGGTGACCCTCGCCGAGGCCGACCCGCGGGCGACGACGGCCGAGATCCTGGCCTGCTCCTCGGCGGGCGGCGGGCTGCGGATCGCCGTGGTCGGCAACGAGGAGCTGGTGACCGCCGAGGCCGGTCGGCGGGTGGCGCTGTCCAGCGGCGGCAAGGTCGTCGCGGTGATCGCGACCGCTGGCCGTGAGGCCGAGGGTGACCTGGGGGCCACGCTCAGCTCCACGACCCCTGATCTGGTGCTGCTGACGGGTGGCACCGACGGCGGCAACCGGGACGCCATCGTCTCCGCCGCGCGCGAGCTGGCCGCGGCCGGCTGGCGCGGGCCGGTCGTCGTGGCGGGCAACCGCGATGCCAACCCCGAGATCGACGAGATCCTGGCCGACGTGCCCCATGTGACCTGCGAGAACGTGGTTCCCAAGATCGGCGTGCTCGCGCCCGAGAGCGCCCGCGCGGCCGTCCGGGAGATGTTCCTCGAGCACGTGATCGGCGGCAAGAACCTCAGCAGCCGGGCGGACTTCCGGCGGATCGTCCAGGGCGCGACCCCCGATGTGGTCCTCCAGGGCGTCGAGACGCTGGCCGAGGTGCTCGGCGAGGACGTGGTCGTCGTCGACGTCGGCGGCGCCACGACCGACGTGCACAGCGTGGTCCGCCCCGATCCCGAGGCCGAGCACGTCCGCGAGGAGGTCGTCGCGGTCACTCCGGTGACCCGCACGGTCGAGGGCGATCTGGGGATGCGCTGGTCGGCCCCGACCACCCTCGATGCCGCCGACCACGGCGACCCGTCCCTGGCCGAGTCCGATCTGTCCGGTGAGGTCGACTACCGGCGCAACCACCCCGGTTGGCTGCCGCGCACCGAGCAGGACAAGGACATCGACGAGCTCCTGGCGAGGATCGCGATCTGCACCGCGCTGCAGCGCCACGCCGGACGGTCCCGGGTCGTGCTGTCCCCGAGCGGCAAGGTCATCGAGCGCACCGGCACCGACCTGCGCCGGGTCGGCGTGGTGATCGGCTCCGGCGGCGTACTGCGGCATGGGCGTCCGCACATCGAGGACCGCGTCATGCGCTGGTCGGCGCGCGGCGGGTGGCAGCTTCCGGAGGCGCCGCTGCGGACGGTCGACAGCGACTACGTGCTCGCCGCGGTGGGCCTGCTCGCGCGGTCGCACCCGGCCACGGCACGCCACCTTGCGACCCACCTCACACCCTCCCGGTAG
- a CDS encoding NAD(P)H-dependent amine dehydrogenase family protein → MSFAAGSPEKPLRVVVWSTGTVGRHAIAGVDAHPDLELVGVWTSTPAKARVDAGELAGLGRTLGVAATTSRDELIALAPDCVVHAAMTDDRVFEAISDLTELIRNGVNVVSSGPVILVHPQGTLPDEMIAGIDEAGREGGASLHVNGIDPGFANDVLPLVLTSLSQRIDHLRVSEIADYSTYYQPVVMKDLFGFGGSLEDKPFLWEPGVLSTAWGPVVRVLAAGLGVTLDEPLVEHVERRPAVKDTKTVSVDIAEGTQGSVRFTVTGTVDGIPRITLEHVTRTDAGSDPDWPVPATGDGCYRIEITGEPSMTVEFSHHGEHGDHNVSGMIVTAQRLVNAIPAVVAASPGLVSPLDLPLITGRGLVSAE, encoded by the coding sequence ATGTCCTTCGCCGCTGGAAGTCCCGAGAAGCCGCTCAGAGTCGTCGTCTGGTCCACCGGGACGGTGGGACGCCATGCGATCGCGGGGGTCGATGCGCATCCGGACCTGGAGCTGGTCGGGGTGTGGACCTCGACGCCGGCGAAGGCCAGGGTCGACGCCGGGGAGCTGGCGGGGCTGGGGCGGACTCTCGGGGTGGCCGCGACCACCTCTCGCGACGAGCTGATCGCGCTCGCGCCGGACTGCGTCGTCCACGCCGCGATGACCGACGACCGGGTCTTCGAGGCGATCTCCGATCTCACCGAGCTCATCCGGAACGGGGTCAACGTCGTCTCCTCCGGACCCGTGATCCTGGTACACCCGCAAGGCACGCTGCCTGACGAGATGATCGCCGGGATCGACGAGGCCGGGCGGGAGGGTGGCGCGTCGCTGCACGTCAACGGCATCGACCCCGGCTTCGCCAACGACGTCCTGCCTCTGGTGCTGACCTCGCTCTCGCAGCGGATCGACCATCTCCGGGTCAGCGAGATCGCCGACTACTCGACCTACTACCAGCCCGTCGTCATGAAGGATCTCTTCGGCTTCGGGGGCTCGCTGGAGGACAAGCCGTTCCTGTGGGAGCCGGGCGTGCTGAGCACCGCCTGGGGTCCCGTCGTCCGGGTGCTCGCCGCCGGTCTCGGGGTGACCCTCGACGAGCCGCTCGTCGAGCACGTCGAGCGCCGCCCGGCGGTCAAGGACACCAAGACCGTGTCGGTCGACATCGCCGAGGGCACCCAGGGCTCCGTACGTTTCACCGTCACCGGCACCGTCGACGGCATCCCCCGCATCACCCTCGAGCACGTCACCCGCACCGACGCCGGCTCCGACCCCGACTGGCCTGTCCCCGCGACCGGCGACGGCTGCTACCGCATCGAGATCACCGGCGAGCCGTCGATGACCGTCGAGTTCAGCCACCACGGCGAGCACGGCGACCACAACGTCTCCGGGATGATCGTCACCGCCCAGCGCCTGGTCAACGCCATCCCCGCCGTCGTCGCCGCCTCCCCCGGCCTGGTCTCCCCTCTCGACCTCCCGCTGATCACCGGCCGCGGCCTCGTCTCAGCCGAGTAG
- the greA gene encoding transcription elongation factor GreA, with amino-acid sequence MTQSTETTAATIWLSKGAFDKLTAELEYLKGPRRQEILAEISSARDEGDLKENGGYHAAREEQGKLEGQIQQLEALLRKADTTVPEDDDVVSVGKLVTFKFEGDDDDEAETRLIASIEMKDYAGGVEISSAASPIGAALIGARVGDTVTYEGPRGPLKVEILKTEVYTG; translated from the coding sequence ATGACTCAGTCGACCGAGACCACGGCTGCCACGATCTGGCTCAGCAAGGGTGCATTCGACAAGCTCACCGCGGAGTTGGAATACCTGAAGGGCCCCCGGCGCCAGGAGATCCTCGCCGAGATCAGCTCCGCCCGCGACGAAGGTGACCTCAAGGAGAACGGCGGCTACCACGCCGCTCGTGAGGAGCAGGGCAAGCTCGAGGGTCAGATCCAGCAGCTCGAGGCGTTGCTCCGCAAGGCGGACACGACGGTCCCCGAGGACGACGACGTCGTCTCGGTCGGCAAGCTGGTCACGTTCAAGTTCGAGGGCGATGACGACGACGAGGCCGAGACCCGTCTGATCGCCTCGATCGAGATGAAGGACTACGCCGGCGGCGTCGAGATCTCCTCCGCCGCCTCGCCGATCGGTGCTGCCCTCATCGGCGCCCGCGTCGGTGACACGGTGACCTACGAGGGTCCTCGCGGGCCGCTCAAGGTCGAGATCCTCAAGACCGAGGTCTACACCGGCTGA
- a CDS encoding DUF4307 domain-containing protein: MSTPSAEDSRIATRYGRGPRRRPGVLMIALILALVAVVGWFGWALWLALHPEVSSGLEKWEAVSENEVEVTFVVRLHDKDAKPVCTVEAEDDQEEKVGHLEFTAAEGRQTITVPTERRALRVEWGDCTVE; this comes from the coding sequence GTGAGCACGCCGTCAGCCGAAGATTCCCGCATCGCGACCCGCTACGGTCGCGGCCCGCGCCGTCGTCCCGGCGTACTCATGATCGCGCTGATCCTCGCCCTGGTCGCCGTCGTCGGCTGGTTCGGCTGGGCGCTGTGGCTCGCGCTGCACCCCGAGGTCTCCTCCGGGCTGGAGAAGTGGGAGGCGGTCAGCGAGAACGAGGTCGAGGTGACCTTCGTCGTACGCCTCCACGACAAGGACGCGAAGCCGGTCTGCACCGTCGAGGCCGAGGACGACCAGGAGGAGAAGGTCGGCCACCTCGAGTTCACCGCCGCCGAGGGGCGTCAGACGATCACCGTCCCGACCGAGCGCCGCGCGCTGCGGGTCGAGTGGGGTGACTGCACGGTCGAGTGA
- a CDS encoding AI-2E family transporter encodes MTDQGDAPGGEKSTAKESFERMTGAFRRNREAREAHRLAQRQAQEEADARESAEVAKEAAAEARESAENFALRLVNQFERLREGRQEQLAAPEPVTAPTSASRTNVPYGVEMAAQWGWRFLVIVAAGYLIVRALGFLSIVVVPVVIALLIAALVSPVVDGLARVGLKRSISALFVVIGVLAAVIAMLSFAGTQVANGFTDLAGQTVKALDEIRDWLINGPFHASETQIDTWLNTVQTTVEDWAAAYASNPFSRVSEVGGVALDVFAGLFIVLFSTYFFCAEGERIWGWLVRLAPRAARSRMDSSGRVAWVSLTQFTRATVIVAAVDAVGIMIIAAALQIPFVVAIGVLVFLSSFVPLIGATVAGAVAVLVALVSQGPVTALLMLGGVILVQQLEAHGLQPFLLGRWVRVHPLGVILAVATGIVLGGVAGALVAVPLVAALNAVANHLTAVPATASATTSTAASATAAPPTSPPPSAPATGPTSPPPPSPGAGGA; translated from the coding sequence GTGACGGATCAGGGGGATGCACCCGGCGGCGAGAAGTCGACCGCGAAGGAGAGTTTCGAGCGGATGACGGGTGCGTTCAGACGCAACCGCGAGGCGCGTGAGGCCCATCGTCTGGCCCAGCGCCAGGCGCAGGAGGAGGCCGACGCGCGGGAGTCCGCGGAGGTGGCCAAGGAGGCCGCCGCCGAGGCTCGCGAGTCGGCCGAGAACTTCGCGCTGCGCCTCGTCAACCAGTTCGAGCGTCTGCGCGAGGGGCGCCAGGAGCAGCTGGCCGCTCCCGAGCCGGTGACGGCTCCGACCTCCGCGAGCCGGACCAACGTCCCCTACGGCGTCGAGATGGCGGCCCAGTGGGGCTGGCGGTTCCTGGTCATCGTCGCGGCCGGCTATCTGATCGTCCGCGCTCTCGGCTTCCTCAGCATCGTCGTGGTCCCGGTGGTGATCGCCCTCCTGATCGCCGCGCTCGTCTCCCCGGTGGTCGACGGCCTGGCCCGGGTGGGCCTCAAGCGGAGCATCTCGGCGCTCTTCGTGGTGATCGGGGTGCTCGCGGCGGTCATCGCCATGCTCAGCTTCGCCGGCACCCAGGTCGCCAACGGCTTCACCGACCTGGCCGGGCAGACCGTCAAGGCGCTCGACGAGATCCGCGACTGGCTGATCAACGGGCCGTTCCACGCGAGCGAGACCCAGATCGACACCTGGCTCAACACGGTGCAGACCACCGTGGAGGACTGGGCGGCGGCGTACGCCTCCAACCCGTTCTCCCGGGTCAGCGAGGTCGGCGGGGTCGCCCTCGACGTCTTCGCCGGCCTGTTCATCGTGCTCTTCTCCACCTACTTCTTCTGCGCCGAGGGCGAGCGGATCTGGGGCTGGCTGGTGCGGCTCGCGCCGCGGGCGGCCCGCAGCCGGATGGACAGCTCGGGCCGGGTCGCATGGGTCTCGCTGACCCAGTTCACCCGCGCCACGGTGATCGTCGCCGCGGTCGATGCGGTCGGCATCATGATCATCGCCGCGGCGCTGCAGATCCCGTTCGTGGTGGCGATCGGCGTGCTCGTCTTCCTGAGCTCCTTCGTGCCGCTGATCGGTGCCACCGTCGCGGGCGCGGTCGCCGTGCTCGTCGCGCTGGTGTCCCAGGGACCGGTGACGGCACTGCTGATGCTCGGTGGCGTGATCCTCGTCCAGCAGCTCGAGGCCCACGGCCTGCAGCCGTTCCTGCTCGGCCGCTGGGTCCGGGTCCACCCGCTCGGCGTCATCCTCGCGGTCGCCACCGGCATCGTGCTCGGTGGCGTGGCCGGTGCGCTCGTGGCGGTGCCGCTCGTGGCCGCTCTCAACGCGGTGGCCAACCACCTGACCGCGGTCCCGGCCACGGCTTCGGCCACGACGTCGACCGCGGCATCGGCCACGGCCGCTCCGCCGACGTCGCCACCGCCCTCGGCGCCGGCCACCGGCCCGACGTCCCCACCCCCACCGAGCCCAGGAGCAGGCGGTGCCTGA
- a CDS encoding cystathionine gamma-synthase, translating to MSEQQHLGKAGFETKAIHAGYEPDPTTGAVIPPIYATTTYKQDGVGGLRNGYEYSRSANPTRTALEGALAAVEDGEKGFAFASGLAAEDTLIRSLMRPGDHMVIPDDAYGGTHRLIDKVESQWGIAHTPAQVADVDAVAAAIQPGKTKVVWVETPTNPLLNIADISALATVAHEAGARLVVDNTFASPYLQQPLTLGADVVVHSTTKYVGGHSDVVGGAVVVRDLELADKIGYLQNAAGAIADPFGAWLTLRGLKTLAVRMDRHCDNAERVADFLTSHPKVGEVIYPGLETHPGHTVAQKQMKRFGGMVSFRVTGGEAQALAVCERTKIFTLGESLGGVESLIEHPGKMTHASVAGTDLEVPADLVRLSVGIEYAEDLVADLEQALDQS from the coding sequence GTGAGCGAGCAGCAGCACCTCGGCAAGGCCGGTTTCGAGACCAAGGCGATCCACGCGGGCTACGAGCCCGACCCGACGACGGGTGCGGTGATCCCGCCGATCTACGCCACCACGACCTACAAGCAGGACGGCGTCGGCGGCCTGCGCAACGGCTATGAGTACAGCCGCTCCGCCAACCCGACCCGCACCGCGCTCGAGGGCGCGCTGGCCGCGGTCGAGGACGGCGAGAAGGGGTTCGCCTTCGCCTCTGGTCTGGCGGCCGAGGACACCCTGATCCGCAGCCTGATGCGCCCCGGTGACCACATGGTCATCCCCGACGACGCCTACGGCGGCACCCACCGCCTCATCGACAAGGTCGAGAGCCAGTGGGGCATCGCCCACACGCCGGCCCAGGTCGCCGACGTCGACGCCGTCGCGGCCGCGATCCAGCCCGGCAAGACCAAGGTGGTCTGGGTCGAGACGCCGACCAACCCGTTGCTCAACATCGCCGACATCTCGGCCCTGGCCACCGTCGCCCACGAGGCCGGCGCCCGGCTGGTGGTCGACAACACCTTCGCCAGCCCCTACCTGCAGCAGCCGCTCACCCTGGGCGCCGACGTGGTGGTGCACTCCACGACCAAGTACGTCGGAGGCCACTCCGACGTCGTCGGCGGCGCCGTGGTCGTCCGCGACCTCGAGCTCGCCGACAAGATCGGCTACCTCCAGAACGCCGCCGGCGCGATCGCCGACCCGTTCGGCGCCTGGCTGACCCTGCGCGGCCTCAAGACCCTGGCCGTACGCATGGACCGCCACTGCGACAACGCCGAGCGCGTCGCCGACTTCCTGACCTCGCACCCGAAGGTCGGCGAGGTCATCTACCCCGGTCTGGAGACCCACCCCGGCCACACCGTCGCCCAGAAGCAGATGAAGCGCTTCGGCGGCATGGTCTCCTTCAGGGTGACCGGCGGTGAGGCCCAGGCGCTCGCGGTCTGCGAGCGCACCAAGATCTTCACGCTGGGCGAGTCGCTCGGCGGCGTCGAGAGCCTGATCGAGCACCCGGGCAAGATGACCCACGCCAGCGTCGCCGGCACCGACCTCGAGGTGCCGGCCGACCTGGTCCGGCTCTCCGTCGGCATCGAGTACGCCGAGGACCTGGTCGCGGACCTCGAGCAGGCCCTTGACCAGAGCTGA